ATTAACATGATAAAAACACTGATTTATGCTGCTGTAGTCTTGGCGATCGCAGTTCCAATTTCCACTGACTATGCAAGTGCTAGGACAGAACCTACTCCTCATATTGATGGCTCGGTGCAATTTCCTCCAACACGAGCGAGGAATGTTAGACATACAATTCGGGTTCACATTCCTCAACGGAGCAGCCCTCTGTCCCAAATGATTATTGATGTTCCAACAGGGTTAAGGGTTAGGAAAAACATCACCGTAACGGACAACTCGGGACGTGAAATTAACACCAATGTTTCTATCAATGACAACAAACTAATCATTGATTTTAATCAACCAGTTTCTCCTGAATTGCAAGTCAAAATCGACCTAAACGATGTAAAAATAACAGGAATTTCCAACGCTTGGCTATACCGCATTTCCGCTAAATTTGTTGGCAATAATATACATATCCCGATCGGGATAGCCCAGATTCGCGTCTACTGATGGAAAAATTTTTTATAGAGTTGTTAAAACCAAGCTAGCCATTAATCTGCAAGAAGTTACTATTCCTGTCTCCGATCGCATTTGGTTTTACCAAATCTATGGCAAAATGGTTGGTATCAATGCAGAAATCCCGCTCGGTACAGTGAGGATTCAAACATATGGTAGATAGACAGGGTGAATTTTGATGAAAATTCTGCTAGTTGAAGATGAGCCAGTCCTGG
The Oscillatoria nigro-viridis PCC 7112 genome window above contains:
- a CDS encoding DUF2808 domain-containing protein, translated to MIKTLIYAAVVLAIAVPISTDYASARTEPTPHIDGSVQFPPTRARNVRHTIRVHIPQRSSPLSQMIIDVPTGLRVRKNITVTDNSGREINTNVSINDNKLIIDFNQPVSPELQVKIDLNDVKITGISNAWLYRISAKFVGNNIHIPIGIAQIRVY